A stretch of DNA from Methylosinus sp. LW4:
CATCACTGCCATGGCAGCGTCAATCTCGACGATCAGTTCGTGCACGCCAAGACGCGCGAGGCGGAGACGCCTTTCCACAACACCGGGCTCTACGACATCGACGGAAAGGGCGCCTATCCAGAGCCCAATCGCGGCCTCTACGACATAACGCAAGACCCGGATGATATGGGCAAGTTCCGCGCGCCGAGTCTGCGCAACATAGCGGTGACGGGCCCTTATATGCATGACGGAACGGTCGCGACGCTCGAGGAGGTCATCGACATCTATGCGCGCGGCGGCCGGAAGATCGCGAGCGGCGCCAAGGTCGGCGACGGCGCGGCCAATCCGTTGAAGAGCCCGCTGATCGTGAAGATCGATCTGACGCCGCAGGAGAAGGCCGATCTGCTCGCCTTTTTGAAGGCGCTCACCGACGAGACTCTGCTCACCTCGCCGCGCTTCTCCGATCCGTGGAAGACGCAGGCCGCGGGGAAATAGCCGGGAGATGAGCGATATTGCGTATTCAGTTGTATGTATTGTGAGCGTATATCATCTATACGGATAGAAATTAAAGACGACCGTGTTCTGCGTTTTGCTTGCCTGAAGTTATTTCTATTATATATTCCTCGTTCATTGGCGTATGCGGCGGTAGAGCAGGGCGCAAGCTCCGATGGCGAGGACGCGCGTCTCGGAGAAGGATGAGCGATTGCTCGTCGAGCGCCGCGTCCGATCGCCGCAAGCGTCGTCCCATTTATTCAAATGTCCTCAGCGACATTCATGCGAGCAGATTTCGACATGACCAATATTGCTCGAGATAGGGAGCCCGGCGACCTCGACCGGGCGCGCGCGGCCGAGGCTCGCGGACTGATCGACGCGCTTCGACCTTGCCTGCCGCTCATGGCGCATCCGCGCGGACGATCATTGGCTTTGTCGATCGCCGCCGCGCGGCGTCGCGGCGCGGACCGGCGATGCACTGTGACCAATATATTCGACGCCGGCGACGCTTTCGGCCTCATGTGCCAAGTCGAGGTCGGCGGCGGCGGCGCGCCCGCGATCTTCGTGGCGCCCATCGACGAGCTGGCGTTCGGGCGGCATCCGATCGCGCGCGCGGTCGCCGATTATCGACGCCGCCGCGCGCGCGTCGTCGGGGCCTCATGAGAGGCGAGGGCGGACGCGCTCGGCCTTGACGTCCTCCATATTTCAAATATATTGGAACTATGGAAAAGAATGACGCCATCACGGCGCTCGTGGCGCTCGCCCACGAGTCTCGGCTCGATATTTTCCGGCTGCTGATGCAGGCCGGTCCCGAAGGGCTTCCCGCGGGGCGGATCAGCGAGCGGCTGGGGCTTCCTTCGACCACGCTGTCCTTCCACCTCAATCAGCTCAAGCACGCCGATCTCGTGACCTTCCGTCGGGACGGCCGCTCGCTGATCTATTCGGCCGCCTATCCCGTCATGAACGCGCTGCTCGCCTATCTGACGGAGAATTGCTGCAAGGGCGACGCCGCCGCTTGCTGCGCCACAGAAGCCGATACGACCTGCCAGACCGAGAGGGTCCCATGAAGCGCCTGCATCTGCATGTCTCCGTCGACGACCTGCCGCGATCCATCCATTTCTACAGCGCGCTGTTCGCCGCCGCGCCGACGATCGAAAAGCCCGATTACGCCAAATGGATGCTGGACGATCCGCGCGTGAATTTCGCCATTTCGGCGCGGGGCGGGTCGAGCCTCGGATTGGAGCATCTCGGCATTCAGGTCGAAACCACGGACGAGCTGCAAGAGGTCTATGGACGCCTGAAGCAGGCGGGCGGGCGCATCTACGAAGAGGGCGCGACCACCTGCTGCTATGCGCAGTCGGAAAAGTCCTGGATCGCCGATCCGCAAGGGCTGATGTGGGAGACCTTCCTCACGACGGGCGAGAGTCCGGTCTATGGCGGCGATCCGGCGCTGGACGCGCTCGAGAGCGAGGCGAAAGCCTGCTGCGCGCCGACGACGCCGCAAGGCGAATGCTGTCCGCCGAAGCCGGAGCTTCCCGCGAAGGCGCCGTGCTGCGGCGCGAAGGAGCCGGCATGAGCGCGACCGATGTGATCGTCTATCACAATCCCGATTGCGGAACGTCGCGCAACACGCTCGGCCTCATCCGCAACGCCGGCATAGAGCCGCATGTGATCGAATATTTGAAGACGCCGCCGACGCGCGCGCTGCTGACCCAGCTCATCGCGCGAATGGGAATATCGACGCGGGCGCTGCTGCGCGAGAAGGGCGCGCCCTTTCACGAGCTCGGACTCGGCGATCCGACGCTGACCGACGAGCAATTGCTCGATGCGATGATGGCGCATCCGATCCTCATCAATCGTCCGATCGTCGTCACTTGCGAGGGCGTGAGGCTGTGCCGTCCGTCGGAGGCGGTTCTGGATATTCTGCCGCTGCCGCAACGCGGCGCGTTCCGCAAGGAGGACGGCGAGCTCGTCGTCGATTCCGAAGGTCGGCGCGCGGCGACGACATGATGCGCCCGCAGGCCGGGTCGCAAAAGCCCTACGATATTCTCGACGAAAGGAACGCCGATGGAATTGCGCGCAGCTCGGGCCGCCACGGGGCCTGATCGTAGCAAAGCGCCCGCTGCGCCCGCCATGGGCGTTTTCGAGCGCTATCTGACCCTATGGGTTGGCCTCTGCATCATCTTCGGCGTCGCGCTCGGCCAGGCGGCTCCCGTCGTCTTTCACGCGATTGGAGAAGCGACGATCGCGCAAGTGAATCTCCCGGTCGCGGCGCTCGTGTGGCTGATGATCGTCCCCATGCTGCTGAAGGTCGACCTCGCGGCGCTGGCAGAGGTGCGCGCGCATTGGCGTGGCGTCGCCGTCACGGTCGGGGTCAATTGGCTGGTGAAGCCCTTCTCGATGGCGCTGCTCGGCTGGCTGTTCATCGCGCATCTGTTCCGGCCCTATCTGCCGGCCGATCAGATCGACGCCTATATCGCCGGCCTCGTTCTGCTGGCTGCGGCGCCTTGCACGGCCATGGTGTTCGTGTGGTCCAACCTCGTCGACGGCGAGCCGCATTTCACTCTTTCGCAGGTCGCGCTCAATGACACGATCATGATTGTCGCCTTCGCGCCGCTGGTCGCTCTGCTGCTCGGCTTGTCGTCCATTGCCGTCCCATGGGGCACGCTGCTGCTGTCGGTCGCGCTCTATATCGTCGCGCCGGTGATCGCCGCGCAGCTCTGGCGGCGTTCGCTGCTGGAGACGGGCGGCGCGGCGGCGCTGGCCGCGACGCTGCGCGCGCTCGGCCCGCTCTCGCTCGCCGCTCTGCTGCTCACACTGGTCATTCTGTTCGGCTTGCAGGGCGAAGAGATCGTGCGGCAACCGCTGGTCATCGCGCTATTGGCGACGCCGATTCTGATCCAGGTGTATTTCAACGCCGGCCTCGCCTATCTCGTCAATCGCCGCCTCGGCGTCGAATGGCGCGTCGCCGGACCTTCCGCGCTGATCGGCGCCAGCAATTTCTTCGAGCTCGCCGTCGCGACGGCGATCGCCCTCTTCGGCTTCCAGTCGGGCGCCGCGCTCGCGACCGTCGTCGGCGTGCTCGTCGAGGTTCCCGTCATGCTCTCCGTCGTCCATATCGTGCGGCGCTCGCGGAATTGGTACGAGGCCGGCGCCCGGGCCCTTTGACGCTTTTCGCGAATTGCGCTAAACGACTGCCGTAACGAGCCCCGGCGTTACCCGCCGGGGCTTTTTCTTGGGCTCACGCAGAAAGCAGACTGAAGCGCCATGGCGAATGTGGTCGTGGTCGGCGCCCAATGGGGCGACGAAGGCAAGGGCAAGATCGTCGATTGGCTCTCGCTCGAGGCCGATGTGGTGGTGCGCTTCCAGGGCGGCCACAACGCCGGCCATACGCTCGTCATCAATGGCGTGACCTATAAGCTCGCGCTGCTGCCCTCGGGCATTGTGCGGCCGGGCAAGCTCTCGGTCATCGGCAATGGCGTCGTCGTCGATCCGCATTTTCTCGTCGGCGAGATCGAGCGTCTGCGCGAGCAGGGCGTCGAGATCGGCCCCGAGAATTTCAAGATCGCCGAGAACGCCCCGCTCATCCTTTCCCTCCACCGCGAGCTGGACGCTTATCGCGAGGAGGCGGCCGGCAATGGCGTGAAGATCGGCACCACCAAGCGCGGCATCGGCCCCGCCTATGAGGACAAGGTCGGGCGCCGCTCGGTGCGGCTGATGGACCTCGCCGAGCCGGATGCGCTGGACGAAAAAATCATCCGCTTGCTCGCCCATCACAATCCGTTGCGGCGTGGACTGGGCTTGGCGGAGATCGAGCCGGCGACCGTGCGCGACGAGCTGCTCTCCGTCGCGCCCAAGGTTCTGCCTTACATGGATGCGGTGTGGGAGCTGCTCGAGGACCTCCGCCGCGCCGGCAAGCGCATATTGTTCGAGGGCGCGCAGGGCGTGCTGCTGGACGTCGATCACGGCACCTATCCCTATGTGACCTCCTCCAACACGGTCTCCGCCTCGGCGGCCAGCGGCTCCGGCCTCGGGCCGGGGGCGATCGGCTATGTGCTCGGAATCGCCAAAGCCTATACGACGCGCGTCGGCGGCGGGCCTTTCCCCACTGAGCTCCATGACGAGATCGGCACGCTGATCGGCGATCGCGGCCATGAGTTCGGCACCAACACCGGCCGTCGGCGGCGCTGCGGCTGGTTCGACGCGGTGCTGACGCGCCAGGCCGTGAAGACCTCCGGCATAGACGGCATCGCCTTGACCAAGCTCGATATTCTCGACGGTCTCGAGAAGATCGAAGTGTGCACCCATTATCTTCTGGACGGCGTCCGCATCGACCGTTTGCCGGCCTCGCAATCGGCGCAGGCTCGGGTCGAGCCCGTCTATGAGACGATCGAGGGATGGCAGGGAACGACGGGCGGCGCCCGCTCCTGGGCCGATCTCCCGGCGCAGGCGATCAAATATGTGCGCCGCATCGAGGAATTGATCGGCGCTCCGGTCGCGCTCCTCTCCACCAGCCCCGAGCGCGATGACACGATTCTGGTGCGTAATCCTTTCGAGGATTGACGAGAATCGTCCGAGGTGGTCTTAGAAGCCCCATGGCCGACTATTATTCGCTGCTCGCCCGCGCGGTCGCCGCTCTGCCGCAATCCGCGCCGGAATCGCGGCAAGCGGTCTATGAGCGAGCCCGCAAGGCGCTGTTCAACCAGCTTCGCAGCATTCAGCCTCCCGTCGCCGAGGAGGACATAGACGCCGAAGGCCGTGCGCTGGACGAGGCCATCGCGCGTCTCGAGCTCGAGGTCGTGCGCGACCAGCAGAGCGGTCGGGAGCCCGTCGCCGCGCCGGCGCCCAAGGAGAAGCGCGCGCCCGAGCCGGAGACGAAGGAGCCGGCCAAAAGCGCCGAGCCTGACGCGGCTGAGCCGGCCGCCGTCGAGCCGCCGACGGAAAGACCCGCCCCGGTCGAGAAAGCGCCTCGCGCCGAGAAGCCAGCGCCTGTCGAGAAGCCCGCCCCGACGGAGGAGGCTCCGACGCAGCCGCAGCGGCCGCCGGCGCCGCTTCCGCCTTTGCCGGAGCCCGCCAGCGTCTCGCGCCGCGTCATCGTCATCGGCGGCGTTCTCGCCGCCGTGGTGGCGCTGGTCGCGGTTCTGGCGCTGCAATTCCGCGAGCGGCCGGAGGATCTCGCCAAGCTGCAGCCGGAGCCCGCCCCCGTGGAGAGCGGCGAAGGCGGCAAGCTGGCCGATCGCATCGGCGGCGACAGCGATGCGACGCCGCCGTCGCCCTCGCGCGCGCCCTCCGAGCAGCGCAGCCAGCCGGTCGCCGTCGCTCAAAAGGCCGAGCTCTGGGTCGCCGCGCCGGAGGAGGCCGCCAAGGTCAAGACTTTCCCCGGCACGGTCGTCTGGCGGCTGGACAGCATACCGGCAGGCCCCGGCCAGCCGGTCTCGCCGGCGATCCGCGGCGAGATCGATTTTCCGACCGCCAAGCTGAAGACGACGATCGTCATTCAGAAGAATCTCGATCCGACGCTGTCGGCCTCGCATACTGTGAATTTGTCGTTCAATCTCGGACCGGGCAATGAGCTGAAGCGCATAAAGGCGATCGGCCCGATCCAGATGCGGCGGCCGGAGGCGCAGTCGGGCGAGCAGGTGGCGGGCGTTCCCGTGCCGATCACCGACAACGCCTTTCTCATCGGCCTGCTGCGCGGCAATCGCGAGGCCCGCAATGTCGTGCTGCTGCGCGCGCCCATGGTGCTCGATCTGCCGATGCAGCTCGAGGACGGCCGCGCGGCGACGATCTCGCTGGAGAAAGGCCCCGGCGGCGAGCGCGTCTTCGCCGACGCTCTGGACGCTTGGTCGAAATAATCTCACCGAAACAATCTCCGTGAATTCGGCGCGCCGCCGCGGCTTCACGCCATGGCCGCCGCGGCCCTATAATCGCGCGCATGACGCATCCTTTCTTCTCGCTCCATTCGCATGGCTTCGTTCGCGTCGCCGTGGCCGGTCCGCGCACGCGCGTCGCCGATCCCGCCTTCAATGTCGCGCGCACGATCGACATGGCCCGCGAGGCGGACGCCAAAGGCGCGTCGCTGGTTCTTTTTCCCGAGCTCGGACTCAGCTCCTACGCCATCGACGACCTCCTGCATCAGACGGCGTTGCTGGGCGCGGTGGAAGCGGCGATCGGGCGATTGCTGGAGGCGAGCCGCGCATTGCAGCCGCTGATCGCGGTGGGCGCGCCGCTGCGCTGGCGCGGGCGCCTCTATAATTGCGCGGTGATTCTGCGGCGCGGCGAGATTCTCGCGGTCACGCCGAAAATCTATCTGCCCAATTATCGCGAGTTCTACGAGAAGCGCCATTTCGCCTCCGGCGCCTTCATCGCCGGCGAGGAGATGGAGATCGCCGGCCAGACCGCGCCTTTCGGCTCCGACATTCTGCTGGAGGCGAGCGATTTTCTCGGCCTCGCGATCCATACGGAAATCTGCGAGGACGTCTGGGTTCCGATTCCGCCCTCGACGCGGGCGGCGCTCGCCGGCGCGACCGTGCTGCTCAATCTCTCGGCCAGCAACGCCATTGTCGGCAAATCCGATTATCGCGCGACGCTGTGCGCGGCCCATTCGGCCCGCTGCCTCGCGGCCTATCTCTATTCGGCGGCGGGGCAGGGGGAGTCGACCACCGATCTCGCCTGGGACGGCGAGGCGATGATCTATGAGAATGGCGCGCTGCTCGCCAAGGCGAAGCGTTTCGCCGATGAGCCGCAGCTCATTCTCGCCGACATCGACTTAGGCAGGCTCGCCGCCGAGCGCATGCGCCAAGTCACTTTCGGCGATTGCGCGGACATAGAGGCGGGCGCCACCAGCTTTCGCCGCATCGCCTTCGAGCTGCATGCGCCGCGCGACAAGAATCTCGGCTTGCTGCGCGAGGTCGCGCGCTTTCCCTTCGCGCCGGACGACGAAGCGCGCCTCGCCGAACTCTGCTTCGAGGCCTTCAACATTCAGTCGCACGGCCTGCGCCAGCGGCTCGCGGCGGCGAATTTTCAGCGTCTCGTCATCGGCGTCTCGGGCGGGCTCGATTCCACTCACGCGCTGCTCGTCGCCGTCACCGCCTTCGATGCGCTGGGCCTGCCGCGCGAGAATATTCTCGCCTACACGTTGCCGGCCTTCGCCACTACCGACCGCACCAAGGCCAACGCCTGGCGGCTGATGCGCGCGCTCGGCGTTTCCGCGCAGGAGATCGATGTGACGGCCGCCTGCCGGCAAATGCTCGAGGACATCGGCCATCCCGCCGCCCGCGGCGAGCCCGTCTATGACACGACATACGAGAATGTGCAGGCCGGCGCGCGCACCTCTCTGCTGTTCCGTCTCGCCAATCGGCACGATGCGCTGGTGCTGGGCACGGGCGATCTCTCGGAGATCGCGCTCGGCTGGTGCACTTACGGCGTCGGCGATCAAATGTCGCATTACAACGTCAACGCCTCAGTGCCGAAGACATTGATCCAGCATCTCATTCGCTGGTGCGCGCGCGACGCCCATTTCGGCGCCGAGACAGTCGCCGTGCTGCGCGACATTCTCGACACGGAGATTTCGCCGGAGCTGGTGCCG
This window harbors:
- a CDS encoding ArsR/SmtB family transcription factor, with the protein product MEKNDAITALVALAHESRLDIFRLLMQAGPEGLPAGRISERLGLPSTTLSFHLNQLKHADLVTFRRDGRSLIYSAAYPVMNALLAYLTENCCKGDAAACCATEADTTCQTERVP
- a CDS encoding ArsI/CadI family heavy metal resistance metalloenzyme, translated to MKRLHLHVSVDDLPRSIHFYSALFAAAPTIEKPDYAKWMLDDPRVNFAISARGGSSLGLEHLGIQVETTDELQEVYGRLKQAGGRIYEEGATTCCYAQSEKSWIADPQGLMWETFLTTGESPVYGGDPALDALESEAKACCAPTTPQGECCPPKPELPAKAPCCGAKEPA
- the arsC gene encoding arsenate reductase (glutaredoxin) (This arsenate reductase requires both glutathione and glutaredoxin to convert arsenate to arsenite, after which the efflux transporter formed by ArsA and ArsB can extrude the arsenite from the cell, providing resistance.) yields the protein MSATDVIVYHNPDCGTSRNTLGLIRNAGIEPHVIEYLKTPPTRALLTQLIARMGISTRALLREKGAPFHELGLGDPTLTDEQLLDAMMAHPILINRPIVVTCEGVRLCRPSEAVLDILPLPQRGAFRKEDGELVVDSEGRRAATT
- the arsB gene encoding ACR3 family arsenite efflux transporter, whose amino-acid sequence is MGVFERYLTLWVGLCIIFGVALGQAAPVVFHAIGEATIAQVNLPVAALVWLMIVPMLLKVDLAALAEVRAHWRGVAVTVGVNWLVKPFSMALLGWLFIAHLFRPYLPADQIDAYIAGLVLLAAAPCTAMVFVWSNLVDGEPHFTLSQVALNDTIMIVAFAPLVALLLGLSSIAVPWGTLLLSVALYIVAPVIAAQLWRRSLLETGGAAALAATLRALGPLSLAALLLTLVILFGLQGEEIVRQPLVIALLATPILIQVYFNAGLAYLVNRRLGVEWRVAGPSALIGASNFFELAVATAIALFGFQSGAALATVVGVLVEVPVMLSVVHIVRRSRNWYEAGARAL
- a CDS encoding adenylosuccinate synthase → MANVVVVGAQWGDEGKGKIVDWLSLEADVVVRFQGGHNAGHTLVINGVTYKLALLPSGIVRPGKLSVIGNGVVVDPHFLVGEIERLREQGVEIGPENFKIAENAPLILSLHRELDAYREEAAGNGVKIGTTKRGIGPAYEDKVGRRSVRLMDLAEPDALDEKIIRLLAHHNPLRRGLGLAEIEPATVRDELLSVAPKVLPYMDAVWELLEDLRRAGKRILFEGAQGVLLDVDHGTYPYVTSSNTVSASAASGSGLGPGAIGYVLGIAKAYTTRVGGGPFPTELHDEIGTLIGDRGHEFGTNTGRRRRCGWFDAVLTRQAVKTSGIDGIALTKLDILDGLEKIEVCTHYLLDGVRIDRLPASQSAQARVEPVYETIEGWQGTTGGARSWADLPAQAIKYVRRIEELIGAPVALLSTSPERDDTILVRNPFED
- a CDS encoding NAD(+) synthase codes for the protein MTHPFFSLHSHGFVRVAVAGPRTRVADPAFNVARTIDMAREADAKGASLVLFPELGLSSYAIDDLLHQTALLGAVEAAIGRLLEASRALQPLIAVGAPLRWRGRLYNCAVILRRGEILAVTPKIYLPNYREFYEKRHFASGAFIAGEEMEIAGQTAPFGSDILLEASDFLGLAIHTEICEDVWVPIPPSTRAALAGATVLLNLSASNAIVGKSDYRATLCAAHSARCLAAYLYSAAGQGESTTDLAWDGEAMIYENGALLAKAKRFADEPQLILADIDLGRLAAERMRQVTFGDCADIEAGATSFRRIAFELHAPRDKNLGLLREVARFPFAPDDEARLAELCFEAFNIQSHGLRQRLAAANFQRLVIGVSGGLDSTHALLVAVTAFDALGLPRENILAYTLPAFATTDRTKANAWRLMRALGVSAQEIDVTAACRQMLEDIGHPAARGEPVYDTTYENVQAGARTSLLFRLANRHDALVLGTGDLSEIALGWCTYGVGDQMSHYNVNASVPKTLIQHLIRWCARDAHFGAETVAVLRDILDTEISPELVPGASVQRTEDVVGPYALQDFNLFYTTRYGFSPTKTAFLAFHAWGDAAAGRWPVDIPAEKRRAYDVEEIKHWLGVFVRRFFATSQFKRSALPNGPKVSSGGSLSPRGDWRAPSDSSAAAWLADVEEIP